TACGTATACTAGTAATGAATGTGAGGTGAAATCGCTTGAATCAACCTATGACGATGAAAAATAATGGTCAAATTAATATTATACTTAATAATCAACAAAAGAAAATTGAGGTTAAACGACATCAACAAACTGATGTATATAATAAGCCGTTCCCTTCTCAACATAATATACTTAAAGAAATTGAAGATGAACTACTTTCTCTTGTTGGAATGGAAGAGATCAAACGGATTGTTAAAGAAATATATGCATGGATATTTATTAACAAGAAACGTGAGGAAGAGGGGTTAAAACCAGGTAAACAAGTGTTGCATATGATGTTCAAAGGTAATCCTGGAACAGGAAAAACAACTGTTGCCAGATTACTTGGGAAACTATTTGTTCGTATGAATGTGTTATCGAAAGGACATCTGATTGAGGCTGAAAGGGCAGATTTAGTAGGAGAATATATTGGGCATACTGCACAAAAAACTCGCGAGCTTATTAAACGTGCTATGGGAGGAATCTTATTCATAGATGAGGCATACTCACTTGCTCGTGGTGGGGAAAAAGACTTTGGCAAAGAAGCAATTGATACATTAGTCAAGCATATGGAAGACAAACAAAATGAATTTATTTTAATACTAGCTGGATATTCAAAAGAAATGGAGCATTTTTTATCGCTCAATCCGGGGCTATATTCTAGGTTCCCATTAGTTATAGATTTTCCAGACTATACTGTGGACCAATTGATGGAAATTGCTTCAAGAATGATCTCAGAAAGAGATTATACTTTTCACCAAGAAGCTGAGTGGAAATTACGCAATCATTTACTGTCTATTAGAAATTCTTTACATCCTGCTTCTTTTAGCAATGGACGTTATGTTAGAAATGTTATAGAAAAGTCAGTTCGTGTTCAAGCAATGAGATTATTATTTCAAGAAGAACTCGATAGAAAACAGCTAATGACCATTAATAGTGAGGACTTATTAATTAATGATATATAACTGTTATTGTTTTAGGCTAATAAATAAATAGAGGATGATACGTCATTTTAAGTACTACGTATCATCCTCATTTTGTATTAAAATTAAAACTTTGTTTATCTTACAAAGTACATGTTTATAAATATCAAAAGCTAATTTAGTAAAGTAGTAACGGAAAGAAAGCTACTTCTTATAGATAGTGTCATTACGTGCCAAGTTATATCCACATATTCATCTAGCAATCGTGTAATATTTTTATCTCTAAAGATAGTTTCAATCATATATACACATCAGTTTTTTTAACAGATAGTGAACATAGAAGAAAATTAATGAAAAATACCTTAATAAAAGGTGTTTTCTCAATGATAGTTTCTTTACGTACCAAAATAAAAACACGTATATCGCGGCACCTTTTCTTCACTAAAGACTGTTCCAACCATCTATACACAGCAGTTATTAAACTAATAGTGAAAAAAGCATAAAGTTAACGAAAAGAGCCTTAATAAAAACCGATTTTTTGTGTATCCTGTTGATCCTCTTGTTTTAAGTTTATTTTTTCAAGTTCAGTAAGTAAACTTTTTCTAGTAGGGTTGAAAACATGAGGTATCTCATTGTTTTGCATTAACAATGATTTTTCTTCATTAGCTAATAAATAGGTTATTTCATCGGAGTACAAAGGAAGAACATTAAAGAAATGAACCTTCTTTTGTATATTTATATCAACTTCAAAAAATTCTCTATCAAACAACAAAGGTGGAAGTAATATAGATCCTGTCATCTTAATATTATTTGTAAAAGGTTCCGCTGGAGCATGCTGGTTGATACTCCACAAAGACAGTGGCTCCTCCTCTTTATTTAAGTGAGGGTTTTTAGCAAGGTATTTAAGTAATCGGATTGGAAAGTAGTTATCCTCGTTTGTGAATCCTTCGTTAGACACTTCCCATTCTGCAGGCACCGACATCATTAGTTCACTATATTTCCAACCATCCGGTAATTCATGAATAGGGAGGTCGCTCATGCCCATGGTGATAAAAGTATGGAAAGGTCTAGCTTCAGTGGCTTCTATATGATATATATCGATGCTAACAGTGTCAGAAACTTCTTCTACATATAGATTTTTAATCTCCCCTATGTATGTCTCAATATGGTCTTCAATTATGTCTCTAGCATCTATATCCATAGGATGCGAAGAAAGTAAGCTGTCTGTTCCCCATGGGATTTTTACCCAAGGGCTTAAAGGGTTTTCTAGTAACCAGTTTAACGTTTTATGATATCTTTTCTCCATTTTTTTATTTAAGCTTACTTGTTGCATCCAAAATGTTGCGCCTGTCATAAAACTTTCTGCATACTCTTTCCAGCCTGAGAACATGTTGGCTGTTTTGATAGATATTTTTTTCAATAACACCTTGCCTTCATCTCCTGTAATATAACCGAACGCGACGCCATCACATACTAACATAGCTTCACGTGCAAAATCGAATGCAGCTGCCTCGATATGCATGTTATTCGTTTTTGTTTCATACTGAAAGCGGTGCCCTTCGTATTTTAGCCAGTAAATTTGTTTTAACAATGTTCCTCTATCATTGATTCCCCATTCATCTTTAAATTTCTTTTTAAGAAATTCTAGTTTGTCCTCAGGTAAGACTTCTGTAAACAAATATACTGAATTATCTTCATTCCAATCTAATTGTAGAATTGGACCATGCATATAAAATTCTACAAACATCGCTTTTAAGGCGATTCCAAATCTTTCTTCATCAGATTTTTGGTATGCTGTACTCCATAATGATTCATATGTTTTTTCATGTTCGTCTTCTTCGTGTTTTAACTCTTCTTTGGCTTCTTCAACACCTTCCTTTATGCCTTCTCTAACTCCTTCTAAAATAGTTTTTCCTACTTTCCAAACAATAATAAGACCAATGATTGCTGCTACAATCCATTTGATTGCCATACGATCATTTCTCCTCTCTGTTATTTTTTTAGGCTGTGTTCGTATCAATTTGTTGTCTTTCATACTAAAACAGAAGCAAGTATTCGATTAGCCTAGGTTGTTTTGTCTTCTCTAAACAGTTGGTATAGAGTAATATGATTACGTAACTGTCAAGTTTAGTTGAATAGTAAACAAGTATACGAAAAGAGCCTTGAATTATTTAACCGTAAGCTCGTCTAATATTTTTATGGATGAATAAAAAAATGAGCAAGGTTAAATATATATTCTATATATTCTGAATTTTATAATAACAAATTATTAATACCAAAATCTACAAGAAATTAGTCACGTATTACTAATGCTAAAGTCTTATTTTTTCTTTTGATATTCCATATTACATGCGAAAACAAACATATACTAATTCATTTCAAATTTGTTCGTGAAAAGTCTTTAGTTTTGATATGATAAAAAAGAGTGTTAATTATTATAAAAGGGAAGGTACATGGAGTTTGAATATAAATACAAATAAAACTGCTGAAACAGCAATATTAGTTGGATGTCAATTGCCCAATTTAAATGATGAAAGATTTATGTTTTCGATGGAGGAACTTGCATCTTTAACAAAAACGGCGAATGGGACTGTGGAAGTTGTCGTTACACAGAAAAGAGAGAAAATTCATCCTGCTACATATATAGGCAAAGGCAAGGTAGAAGAAATTGTAAAGTTGGAAACCGAAGTAGAACCACAGATTATCATTTTTAATGATGAACTGACACCTAGCCAAATTAGAAATTTAACAAAGTTATTTCAGGCTAGGGTGATTGATAGAACTCAACTAATCTTAGATATTTTTGCAATGAGGGCTAGATCACGTGAAGGGAAGCTCCAGGTCGAACTTGCGC
This Cytobacillus sp. IB215665 DNA region includes the following protein-coding sequences:
- the spoVK gene encoding stage V sporulation protein K; this translates as MNQPMTMKNNGQINIILNNQQKKIEVKRHQQTDVYNKPFPSQHNILKEIEDELLSLVGMEEIKRIVKEIYAWIFINKKREEEGLKPGKQVLHMMFKGNPGTGKTTVARLLGKLFVRMNVLSKGHLIEAERADLVGEYIGHTAQKTRELIKRAMGGILFIDEAYSLARGGEKDFGKEAIDTLVKHMEDKQNEFILILAGYSKEMEHFLSLNPGLYSRFPLVIDFPDYTVDQLMEIASRMISERDYTFHQEAEWKLRNHLLSIRNSLHPASFSNGRYVRNVIEKSVRVQAMRLLFQEELDRKQLMTINSEDLLINDI
- a CDS encoding suppressor of fused domain protein gives rise to the protein MAIKWIVAAIIGLIIVWKVGKTILEGVREGIKEGVEEAKEELKHEEDEHEKTYESLWSTAYQKSDEERFGIALKAMFVEFYMHGPILQLDWNEDNSVYLFTEVLPEDKLEFLKKKFKDEWGINDRGTLLKQIYWLKYEGHRFQYETKTNNMHIEAAAFDFAREAMLVCDGVAFGYITGDEGKVLLKKISIKTANMFSGWKEYAESFMTGATFWMQQVSLNKKMEKRYHKTLNWLLENPLSPWVKIPWGTDSLLSSHPMDIDARDIIEDHIETYIGEIKNLYVEEVSDTVSIDIYHIEATEARPFHTFITMGMSDLPIHELPDGWKYSELMMSVPAEWEVSNEGFTNEDNYFPIRLLKYLAKNPHLNKEEEPLSLWSINQHAPAEPFTNNIKMTGSILLPPLLFDREFFEVDINIQKKVHFFNVLPLYSDEITYLLANEEKSLLMQNNEIPHVFNPTRKSLLTELEKINLKQEDQQDTQKIGFY